From a region of the Listeria monocytogenes ATCC 19117 genome:
- a CDS encoding GNAT family N-acetyltransferase, which yields MKRNYHVKFLNEKDVELAEAVCAASEDYYLMEQDKPASKSDALKIITEIPNGKTRFDKFVLAVLDENEKPIGLVDIVSDYPRKGRWFIGLLLLTPDARHNGLGKVLHQTIKEWANDGGADSLALGVLAENEKGRGFFEYLGYTKEETKQANYGGKEQEVSIFTLAIK from the coding sequence ATGAAACGTAATTATCATGTGAAATTTTTAAATGAAAAAGATGTAGAACTTGCAGAAGCTGTTTGCGCGGCATCCGAAGATTATTATTTAATGGAACAAGATAAGCCTGCATCGAAAAGTGATGCATTAAAAATTATCACAGAAATTCCAAACGGGAAAACAAGATTCGATAAGTTTGTACTAGCTGTATTGGATGAAAATGAAAAACCAATCGGCTTAGTAGATATTGTTTCTGACTATCCGCGAAAAGGGCGCTGGTTTATCGGATTACTTCTTTTAACGCCAGATGCTCGTCATAACGGCCTTGGAAAAGTACTTCATCAAACGATCAAAGAGTGGGCGAATGACGGCGGGGCAGATTCATTAGCCTTAGGAGTTTTAGCTGAGAATGAAAAAGGGCGTGGATTCTTTGAATACCTTGGCTACACGAAAGAAGAAACCAAACAAGCTAATTATGGCGGAAAAGAACAAGAAGTTAGTATTTTCACTTTAGCGATTAAATAA
- a CDS encoding Crp/Fnr family transcriptional regulator has product MAYPFNHKEFVAMMEQYNLKSNSITIPEHTILNDLVTENRDCVYLLKSGILAGYIDFDNDKIYSIFTSNFFMGYYTIFDNASLVLTYQTLTECELIIYKKKDIEYSLSLFPENFSFQYTIMRTIAKHGYYKSLLQYRDKKDQLAFVFEMLVKILDIPVEDGVAVLPKSISTTVIKNYCTLSKAFFYSQLKELKEAGIISKVKLQWRINMEALSEKNNSIN; this is encoded by the coding sequence ATGGCCTATCCATTTAATCACAAAGAGTTTGTTGCAATGATGGAACAATACAATTTAAAATCTAACAGCATCACAATACCTGAACATACCATTCTAAATGATCTAGTTACTGAAAATCGGGATTGTGTGTATTTACTTAAATCTGGTATATTGGCCGGATATATTGATTTCGACAATGATAAAATTTATTCTATTTTCACATCTAATTTTTTCATGGGATATTATACGATTTTCGATAATGCATCCCTTGTTTTAACGTATCAAACACTAACTGAGTGCGAATTGATTATCTACAAGAAGAAAGATATCGAATACTCGCTCTCTCTCTTCCCTGAAAACTTTAGCTTCCAATACACAATTATGAGAACTATCGCCAAACATGGTTACTACAAATCACTTTTACAATATCGCGATAAAAAAGATCAATTGGCTTTTGTATTTGAAATGCTTGTCAAAATCCTCGATATCCCAGTGGAAGACGGCGTCGCAGTACTACCAAAATCTATTAGTACGACAGTCATTAAAAACTACTGTACCCTGTCGAAAGCCTTCTTCTATTCTCAACTTAAAGAATTAAAAGAAGCCGGGATTATTTCAAAAGTAAAACTGCAATGGCGTATTAACATGGAAGCTCTTTCAGAAAAAAACAATAGCATAAACTAA
- a CDS encoding ComEC/Rec2 family competence protein gives MKKGILNVLLVFALIAGLSVPSSMQVEAAAPTIKVHFIDVGQGDAIYIKAPSGEDILIDAGNKGKGKTVVNYLKKLKVKDIEIMIASHSDADNIGGLPEVMNNIKVKSLYAPKSTNTTAAYKNFVNTAKKKKLTIKTAKAGVKLPVKGVNAQFVGPVKTYGKTDRNNWSAVLHVAYKKNTFLFTGDAQTKAENDMIKAKKTLRADVLKVSTQGSKAATSKAFVNVVKPKYAIISVGKNGYGHPTSQTVNTLTKAKAKVYRTDRNKTVVVTGNGSSYSIGK, from the coding sequence ATGAAAAAAGGGATTTTAAACGTATTATTAGTTTTTGCTTTAATTGCGGGGCTTTCCGTACCAAGTTCTATGCAAGTTGAAGCTGCTGCACCAACTATAAAAGTGCATTTTATTGATGTTGGTCAAGGAGATGCCATTTATATCAAAGCACCTAGTGGAGAAGATATTTTAATTGATGCAGGTAACAAAGGTAAAGGGAAAACTGTTGTAAATTATTTAAAAAAATTAAAAGTAAAAGATATTGAGATAATGATTGCTTCTCATTCAGATGCGGATAACATTGGTGGATTACCAGAAGTCATGAATAATATCAAGGTAAAAAGCCTTTATGCACCAAAATCCACAAACACAACAGCCGCTTACAAAAATTTTGTGAACACGGCGAAAAAGAAAAAACTAACCATTAAAACCGCAAAAGCAGGCGTAAAACTCCCTGTCAAAGGAGTAAATGCGCAGTTTGTTGGTCCTGTTAAAACTTACGGAAAAACAGATCGAAACAACTGGAGTGCTGTTCTCCACGTCGCATATAAGAAAAACACCTTCCTTTTCACAGGAGATGCGCAAACAAAAGCAGAAAACGATATGATTAAGGCAAAGAAAACCTTACGAGCTGACGTGTTAAAAGTAAGTACACAAGGTTCCAAAGCTGCAACAAGCAAAGCGTTTGTCAATGTCGTTAAACCAAAATACGCCATTATTAGCGTTGGGAAAAATGGATATGGCCACCCCACTTCACAAACCGTTAACACATTGACAAAAGCAAAAGCGAAAGTTTATCGAACAGATCGTAATAAAACCGTCGTTGTAACAGGCAACGGCTCCAGTTATTCTATCGGAAAATAA
- a CDS encoding Cof-type HAD-IIB family hydrolase — MTKKYLICSDIDGTLLRQDQTVSKKTRDLIQTLEKDGHIFSISTGRMYRSAREVGFQVSNSGHVIASNGSYAAIRDEQLLKTTLEEKAIRSTYDIMSDFDLPLFFFSTNTLFYTKEPPAFFQNLADKSRLDTGHNSFSLVSINEKGVFDENMHQFLNAIVVAEDDASKLTEVRAALNEANGIRVLSSHHNNLEILPANSDKKTAVEALGKHYNIPRERIITFGDGENDIGMLQYAGTGVAMANASDNVKAAADHLTDTNEADGVYKFLKEFIS, encoded by the coding sequence TTGACTAAAAAGTATTTGATTTGTTCCGATATCGATGGCACATTACTGCGCCAAGATCAAACTGTCTCTAAAAAAACGCGTGATTTAATCCAAACCTTAGAAAAAGATGGCCATATTTTTTCTATTTCTACAGGACGGATGTATCGCTCTGCCCGTGAAGTTGGCTTCCAAGTGAGTAATTCCGGTCATGTTATTGCCTCAAACGGATCCTACGCGGCTATTCGCGATGAACAACTGCTTAAAACCACTTTAGAAGAGAAGGCAATTCGCTCCACTTACGATATTATGAGCGACTTCGATCTACCACTTTTTTTCTTCTCTACCAATACACTTTTCTATACAAAAGAACCACCTGCTTTCTTCCAAAATCTTGCTGATAAAAGTCGCTTAGATACAGGACACAATAGTTTTTCGCTCGTTTCTATTAATGAAAAAGGTGTTTTTGATGAAAACATGCATCAATTTTTAAATGCTATTGTCGTTGCGGAAGATGATGCCTCAAAACTAACCGAAGTTCGCGCTGCTCTAAATGAAGCGAATGGTATTAGAGTCCTTTCTTCACACCATAATAATTTAGAAATACTTCCTGCTAATTCTGACAAAAAAACAGCCGTTGAAGCGCTTGGAAAGCATTACAATATTCCACGCGAAAGAATTATTACTTTTGGTGATGGCGAAAATGATATTGGCATGCTACAATATGCTGGAACCGGTGTTGCGATGGCAAATGCAAGCGATAATGTCAAAGCAGCAGCAGATCATCTTACTGACACGAATGAAGCAGATGGGGTTTACAAATTTCTAAAAGAATTCATTTCATAA
- a CDS encoding Gfo/Idh/MocA family protein, whose product MGNLNWAILGPGSIAHEFAEGMRGMNREIYAVGARSLEKGQAFASQYGIENVYDDFDKMLADPAIDVVYIATPHSNHYEFIMKSLHNGKHVLAEKAITVSSEELNEINVLAKEKGLIVKEAMTIFHMPLYKKLREIVESGAIGKLKIIQVAFGSAKEKDPKNRFYNMDLAGGALLDIGTYALSFARYFLSETPDEVLTTMKKFETGVDEQSGILLKNKEEELAVVSLSFRAKMPKRGVIACEEGFITVDEYPRASRATVTHTATGKVEEIEVGETSKALEYEIIAMEESIATGENTTYQLTNDVITIMSDVRTQWGIKFPFEK is encoded by the coding sequence ATGGGAAATTTAAACTGGGCAATTCTTGGACCAGGTTCAATTGCACACGAATTTGCAGAAGGTATGCGAGGAATGAACCGTGAAATTTATGCGGTAGGAGCACGGAGTTTAGAGAAGGGGCAAGCATTCGCAAGTCAATACGGAATAGAAAATGTATACGATGACTTTGACAAAATGCTTGCTGATCCGGCGATAGATGTAGTTTATATCGCTACACCACACTCTAACCACTATGAATTTATCATGAAAAGTTTACATAACGGCAAACACGTTTTAGCTGAAAAAGCGATAACTGTAAGTAGCGAAGAACTTAATGAAATCAATGTGCTAGCCAAAGAGAAAGGCTTAATCGTTAAAGAAGCAATGACCATATTCCATATGCCGCTTTATAAAAAGTTACGAGAAATTGTGGAATCTGGAGCAATTGGTAAATTGAAAATTATTCAAGTTGCTTTTGGAAGTGCCAAAGAAAAAGATCCGAAAAACCGTTTTTATAATATGGATTTGGCGGGTGGAGCATTACTTGATATTGGTACGTATGCCCTTAGTTTTGCTCGGTATTTTTTAAGTGAAACGCCGGATGAAGTATTAACGACGATGAAGAAATTCGAAACAGGTGTGGACGAACAGTCCGGAATTTTACTGAAAAATAAAGAAGAGGAACTAGCGGTTGTATCGCTATCTTTCCGTGCTAAAATGCCAAAACGAGGTGTCATTGCTTGTGAAGAAGGATTTATCACTGTAGATGAATACCCGCGTGCCAGCCGAGCAACTGTTACACACACGGCAACTGGAAAAGTGGAAGAAATTGAGGTTGGTGAAACAAGTAAAGCTTTAGAATATGAAATTATAGCTATGGAAGAGAGCATCGCGACAGGAGAAAACACGACTTATCAGTTAACAAATGATGTTATCACGATTATGAGCGATGTTAGAACGCAGTGGGGAATTAAATTTCCTTTTGAAAAATAA
- a CDS encoding ABC transporter ATP-binding protein, whose protein sequence is MAQLSLEHIYKIYDNKVTAVSDFNLEIDDKEFIVFVGPSGCGKSTTLRMIAGLEEISKGELSIDGKVMNNVAPKDRDIAMVFQNYALYPHMTVYDNMAFGLKLRKMPKDEIKKRVEHAANILGLTEYLKRKPSALSGGQRQRVALGRAIVRDAKVFLMDEPLSNLDAKLRVQMRAEITKLHQQLDTTMIYVTHDQTEAMTMATRIVIMKDGVIQQVGSPKQVYDHPVNMFVAGFIGSPAMNFFKGRLEGSNFIGDDFTIEVPEGKLKLLKDRGFDGKDIVFGIRPEDIHDEPIVIEANPGYTFKATTIVAELTGAEFMLHSRVGTHEFVARVDARSEHQPNEVLTLAFEMSKSHFFDPETEDNLTD, encoded by the coding sequence TTGGCACAATTATCACTAGAACATATTTATAAAATTTATGATAACAAAGTAACTGCGGTATCTGACTTTAATTTAGAAATCGATGACAAAGAATTCATCGTTTTTGTAGGTCCATCTGGTTGTGGTAAATCTACAACTTTACGTATGATTGCTGGACTAGAAGAAATTTCAAAAGGCGAACTATCTATTGATGGTAAAGTAATGAACAATGTTGCGCCAAAAGACCGTGACATCGCAATGGTATTCCAAAACTACGCATTATATCCGCATATGACTGTATATGATAATATGGCATTCGGTTTAAAACTTCGTAAAATGCCAAAAGACGAAATTAAAAAACGTGTTGAGCATGCAGCAAATATTCTTGGCTTAACTGAATACTTAAAACGTAAACCAAGTGCACTTTCCGGTGGTCAACGTCAACGTGTTGCTCTAGGTCGTGCAATCGTTCGTGACGCAAAAGTCTTCCTAATGGATGAACCACTTTCCAACTTGGATGCGAAATTACGTGTGCAAATGCGTGCGGAAATCACAAAACTTCACCAACAATTAGATACTACAATGATTTACGTTACCCATGACCAAACAGAAGCGATGACAATGGCAACTCGTATCGTTATCATGAAAGACGGTGTTATCCAACAAGTTGGTTCACCAAAACAAGTTTACGATCACCCAGTAAATATGTTCGTAGCCGGCTTTATTGGAAGCCCAGCAATGAACTTCTTCAAAGGGCGTTTAGAAGGTTCTAACTTTATCGGTGATGATTTCACTATTGAAGTTCCAGAAGGCAAATTAAAACTTCTTAAAGATAGAGGGTTTGACGGTAAAGATATCGTTTTCGGTATTCGTCCAGAAGATATTCATGATGAGCCAATCGTTATTGAAGCTAATCCTGGTTATACGTTCAAAGCAACTACTATTGTTGCCGAGCTTACTGGTGCTGAATTTATGCTTCATAGCCGCGTTGGTACACATGAATTCGTAGCACGTGTTGATGCTCGCTCGGAACACCAACCAAACGAAGTACTGACTTTAGCATTCGAAATGTCTAAATCTCACTTCTTCGACCCAGAAACAGAAGATAACTTAACTGATTAA
- the nrdD gene encoding anaerobic ribonucleoside-triphosphate reductase, which translates to MYVEQLNEQMVIKRDGRKANFDLIKIRNAVEASMKAINLEDETFLEEILLEVVSELPNKADMTIDEIQHCVENTLMKSTYPDVARAYIEYRHDRDHERENITDMHKSVEKLLQKDKTVVNENANKDATVFNTQRDLTAGAVAKSYALKYMLPKHVSNAHLKGEIHFHDLDYSPYHAMTNCCLIDIEGMLSKGFTIGNANVESPKSIQTATAQIAQIIANVASSQYGGCSVDRIDEVLSVYARLNFEKHKKDAMEWVVPEKQEGYAAEKTRKDIYDAMQSLEYEINTLYTSNGQTPFVTLGFGLGEDWFAREIQKAILKVRIGGVGKDKHTAIFPKLVFSIRRGTNLNAEDPNYDIKQLALECSSKRMYPDVLNYDSLVRLTGDFKVPMGCRSFLPAWENENGEHVNAGRNNLGVVTLNIPRIAIQSGGDKERFWEIFHERMKTVKDALLFRLNRVRQARPENAPILYKYGAFGKRLQDGENVDQLFNKERSTISIGYIGLYEAATVFYGGEWEGDKEAKNFTLDILKELKGYADNWKDEYGYWFSVYSTPSESLTDRFNRLDKEKYGVIKDITDKDYYQNSFHYDVRKKITPFEKIDFEKDYPEFCSGGFIHYCEYPKMVHNTKALEAVWDYSYDRVAYLGTNTPIDKCYECNFEGEFVPTEEGFKCPSCGNTDPEKADVVKRTCGYLGNPMKRPMVHGRHVEISNRVKHMENLGE; encoded by the coding sequence ATGTACGTGGAACAACTTAATGAACAAATGGTAATAAAAAGGGACGGCCGTAAAGCAAACTTTGATTTAATTAAAATTCGTAATGCCGTTGAAGCATCTATGAAAGCAATTAATTTAGAGGACGAGACTTTCTTAGAAGAGATTTTGCTTGAGGTTGTAAGTGAATTACCTAACAAGGCAGATATGACCATCGATGAAATCCAGCATTGCGTCGAAAATACTTTAATGAAATCGACGTATCCTGATGTAGCGAGGGCTTACATAGAGTACCGCCATGATCGCGACCATGAGCGTGAAAACATCACAGATATGCACAAAAGCGTAGAAAAGCTACTACAAAAAGACAAAACAGTAGTAAACGAAAATGCCAACAAAGACGCGACTGTCTTTAATACGCAACGCGATTTGACAGCAGGAGCCGTAGCAAAAAGTTACGCATTAAAATACATGCTACCAAAACACGTATCCAACGCTCATTTAAAAGGGGAAATTCATTTTCACGATTTAGATTACAGCCCATACCATGCGATGACCAACTGTTGTTTAATCGACATCGAAGGAATGCTGTCAAAAGGATTTACGATTGGTAATGCCAACGTAGAAAGCCCGAAATCTATCCAAACTGCTACCGCACAAATTGCTCAAATAATCGCAAACGTAGCAAGTTCACAGTACGGCGGCTGTTCGGTTGACCGTATTGATGAAGTTTTATCCGTTTACGCGCGTTTGAACTTTGAAAAACATAAAAAAGATGCGATGGAATGGGTCGTTCCAGAAAAACAAGAAGGTTATGCAGCGGAGAAAACACGCAAAGATATTTACGATGCGATGCAAAGCTTAGAATACGAAATCAACACATTATATACAAGTAACGGCCAAACACCTTTCGTAACACTAGGCTTCGGTCTTGGTGAAGATTGGTTTGCCCGTGAAATTCAAAAAGCCATCCTAAAAGTGCGTATTGGTGGGGTTGGTAAAGATAAACACACGGCTATTTTCCCGAAATTAGTATTTTCAATTCGCCGTGGAACTAATTTAAATGCAGAAGATCCTAATTATGACATTAAACAATTGGCGCTAGAGTGTTCCTCGAAACGGATGTATCCAGATGTACTCAACTACGATTCACTCGTTCGCTTAACAGGCGATTTCAAAGTACCAATGGGCTGTCGTTCGTTCTTGCCAGCTTGGGAAAACGAAAACGGCGAACACGTGAACGCGGGAAGAAACAATCTTGGTGTTGTAACACTTAACATTCCACGTATCGCTATCCAAAGTGGTGGGGACAAAGAACGTTTCTGGGAAATTTTCCACGAACGCATGAAAACTGTCAAAGATGCGCTACTTTTCCGTTTAAACCGCGTACGTCAAGCACGTCCAGAAAATGCACCAATTTTATATAAATACGGAGCATTTGGCAAACGACTACAAGATGGCGAAAATGTTGATCAACTTTTCAATAAAGAACGTTCTACTATCTCTATCGGCTATATCGGTCTTTATGAAGCAGCGACTGTATTTTACGGCGGTGAATGGGAAGGCGACAAAGAAGCAAAAAACTTCACGCTTGATATCTTGAAAGAACTAAAAGGTTATGCGGACAACTGGAAAGATGAATATGGCTACTGGTTTAGCGTATATTCGACTCCAAGTGAAAGCTTAACTGACCGTTTTAACCGTTTAGACAAAGAAAAATATGGTGTAATTAAAGACATCACAGATAAAGACTACTACCAAAACTCTTTCCACTATGATGTTCGTAAAAAAATTACCCCATTTGAAAAAATTGATTTTGAAAAAGATTATCCAGAATTTTGCTCTGGCGGATTCATTCATTATTGTGAATATCCAAAAATGGTTCACAATACGAAAGCACTTGAGGCTGTATGGGATTACTCCTATGATCGTGTAGCTTACCTTGGTACAAATACACCAATCGATAAATGTTACGAATGTAATTTTGAAGGTGAATTTGTTCCTACAGAAGAAGGCTTCAAATGCCCAAGCTGTGGCAACACCGACCCCGAAAAAGCAGATGTTGTAAAACGTACTTGTGGCTATTTAGGCAACCCAATGAAACGTCCAATGGTTCATGGACGTCACGTAGAAATTAGCAATCGCGTGAAACATATGGAGAACTTAGGTGAATAA
- the nrdG gene encoding anaerobic ribonucleoside-triphosphate reductase activating protein — MNNPKPCEWKSNELSRGYIADYKAFNFVDGEGVRCSLYVSGCPFHCEGCYNKAAQSFKYGKPYTKELEDDILKDIGHESVQGLTLLGGEPFLNTATCLSVVKRIRATYGETKDIWSWTGYTWDEMMQETADKLELLSLIDVLVDGRFEQKLFDPNLAFRGSSNQRIIDVQKSFATGEVVLYEL; from the coding sequence GTGAATAATCCAAAACCGTGTGAATGGAAGTCGAATGAATTATCCAGAGGGTATATCGCCGACTATAAGGCATTCAACTTTGTCGACGGAGAGGGCGTCCGGTGCAGTCTATATGTATCTGGATGTCCTTTCCACTGCGAAGGCTGTTACAACAAGGCTGCGCAATCATTTAAATACGGCAAACCTTACACGAAAGAATTAGAAGACGATATCCTAAAAGACATCGGACATGAAAGCGTCCAAGGCCTCACTTTACTTGGCGGAGAACCATTTCTAAACACCGCCACATGCCTATCTGTCGTGAAACGAATCCGCGCGACATACGGCGAAACAAAAGATATCTGGTCATGGACCGGCTACACCTGGGACGAAATGATGCAAGAAACCGCCGACAAACTAGAACTTCTATCCTTAATAGATGTTCTGGTAGACGGCCGCTTCGAACAAAAACTATTCGACCCCAACCTAGCATTCCGCGGTTCCAGCAACCAAAGAATTATTGATGTGCAGAAATCATTTGCTACTGGTGAAGTGGTTTTGTATGAGTTGTGA
- a CDS encoding Crp/Fnr family transcriptional regulator, with protein sequence MDALFNYKEFVRLSHEGNIKYEKLKVPKHTDLVNTASQRNNHVYLIVEGFVSISMNPQSSSIYTVLGKGSFVNYYSLFQGNVDDFLFTTISPCTIYKYSFKDLEYFLSMFPENFGFQFFIMRDLARHAFFKSLFAETSSSDKLELSFSNMGKLHGTLYEKDSVILPKEMRTSTIAAYSNLSKSSFYKQLTLLKEQGKIWKNGREWVVRNKELYDYVKARQFVD encoded by the coding sequence ATGGATGCATTATTTAATTATAAAGAGTTTGTTCGGCTTTCTCATGAAGGCAATATTAAATATGAAAAATTAAAAGTTCCAAAACATACAGATTTAGTAAATACTGCCTCGCAAAGAAATAACCATGTCTATTTAATTGTAGAAGGCTTCGTGTCTATTTCTATGAATCCGCAATCTAGTAGTATTTATACAGTCTTAGGTAAAGGCTCTTTTGTAAATTACTATAGTTTGTTCCAAGGAAATGTAGATGACTTTCTGTTTACAACCATTTCCCCGTGCACTATTTACAAATATTCTTTTAAAGATTTAGAGTACTTTCTTTCGATGTTTCCAGAGAATTTTGGTTTTCAATTTTTCATTATGCGAGACTTGGCGCGACATGCATTCTTCAAAAGCCTTTTCGCCGAGACTAGTTCTTCTGATAAATTAGAGCTTTCTTTTTCTAATATGGGCAAATTACACGGAACGCTTTATGAAAAAGATAGTGTTATTTTACCGAAAGAAATGCGAACTAGTACTATCGCTGCTTATAGCAATCTATCGAAAAGCAGTTTTTACAAACAATTAACCCTTTTAAAAGAACAAGGTAAGATTTGGAAAAATGGAAGAGAATGGGTTGTTAGAAATAAGGAATTGTACGATTATGTGAAAGCTAGACAATTTGTTGATTAA
- a CDS encoding carbon-nitrogen family hydrolase, translated as MWKLALCQTDVVFKYPDANYARIEKAIVEAAKNGADIAVLPEMWNTGYALNELAGVADLNGERTKEFLATLSEKHQIAIIGGSVSISEGTKFSNTMYAFDKYGGLLSSYKKVHLFQLMNEHLYLEAGNDKNLFRLDGVSCAGFICYDIRFPEWIRKHTSEGSEVIFVSAQWPAERVTQWEQLLIARAIENQAFVVAVNRVGDDPNNHFNGHSLVIDPLGNIVAHGGEDEGNIYAEIDLKLVAETRGIIPVFTDRRPELY; from the coding sequence ATGTGGAAGTTGGCATTATGTCAAACTGATGTAGTTTTTAAATATCCTGATGCAAACTATGCACGGATTGAAAAAGCTATAGTTGAAGCTGCAAAAAATGGGGCAGATATCGCAGTTTTACCAGAAATGTGGAATACAGGTTATGCTTTAAATGAATTAGCTGGGGTTGCTGATTTAAATGGGGAGAGAACGAAAGAATTTTTAGCAACACTTTCTGAAAAACACCAAATTGCTATTATCGGTGGCTCGGTCTCTATTTCGGAAGGAACCAAATTTTCTAATACAATGTATGCTTTCGACAAATATGGTGGACTACTTTCTTCATATAAGAAGGTTCACTTATTTCAGCTTATGAATGAGCATCTCTATTTAGAGGCTGGGAATGATAAAAATCTATTTCGACTGGACGGTGTTTCTTGCGCTGGTTTCATTTGCTATGATATTAGATTTCCAGAATGGATTCGCAAACACACTTCAGAAGGATCGGAAGTCATTTTTGTTTCAGCTCAGTGGCCAGCCGAACGTGTTACTCAGTGGGAGCAACTACTTATTGCACGCGCTATTGAAAATCAAGCTTTTGTCGTTGCAGTCAATCGAGTTGGCGATGATCCTAATAATCATTTCAATGGGCACTCACTTGTGATTGATCCACTTGGAAATATTGTCGCTCATGGCGGTGAAGACGAAGGAAATATTTATGCTGAGATTGACTTAAAACTTGTTGCTGAAACGCGAGGCATCATTCCAGTTTTCACAGATAGACGACCTGAGCTTTACTAA
- a CDS encoding methionine ABC transporter permease, which translates to MSLFFEEWGPILWQGFLETLTMTGITLVISLAIGLPLGVFLTLTRKGGQSENLVAYSILNWVINILRSLPFIILLFLMIPVTRFVVGTTIGIQGVIMPLVVFTAPYIARLMESALLEVDRGVVEAYQAMGISTPKIIWSVVIREARSGIVLGLTIATIGLIGATAMAGLVGAGGLGTIAYQYGFQRFEPTVMYTTIIILIIMVQALQSFGNFLSRRLKKD; encoded by the coding sequence ATGAGTTTGTTTTTTGAAGAATGGGGCCCGATACTTTGGCAAGGATTTCTAGAAACGCTTACGATGACTGGGATTACACTCGTGATTTCACTTGCGATTGGTTTACCACTTGGCGTATTTTTAACATTAACGCGTAAAGGTGGTCAATCAGAAAACCTGGTTGCCTACAGTATTCTAAACTGGGTTATTAATATTTTACGTTCATTACCGTTTATTATTTTGTTATTCTTAATGATTCCCGTAACACGGTTTGTTGTTGGGACTACTATTGGGATTCAAGGGGTTATTATGCCACTTGTGGTATTTACGGCACCTTATATTGCCCGTTTAATGGAGTCCGCCCTTTTGGAAGTGGACCGTGGAGTTGTGGAAGCCTATCAAGCTATGGGAATTTCTACACCAAAAATCATTTGGAGTGTCGTTATTCGCGAAGCTCGGTCTGGTATCGTTCTTGGCTTAACTATCGCTACAATCGGTCTAATCGGCGCGACTGCAATGGCTGGACTTGTTGGTGCTGGCGGACTCGGAACAATTGCTTACCAATATGGTTTCCAACGTTTCGAACCAACTGTCATGTATACAACCATTATTATTTTAATTATCATGGTACAAGCACTACAATCATTCGGTAATTTCTTATCTAGACGTCTTAAAAAAGATTAA